The proteins below come from a single Cannabis sativa cultivar Pink pepper isolate KNU-18-1 chromosome 3, ASM2916894v1, whole genome shotgun sequence genomic window:
- the LOC115709350 gene encoding DNA mismatch repair protein MSH2 isoform X1, with amino-acid sequence MTQNFEDQNKLPELKLDAKQAQGFLSFYKRLPQDARAIRFFDRRDYYTAHGENATFIAKTFYHTTTALRQLGSGSESLSSVSVSRNMFETIVRDLLLERTNHAVELYEGSGSNWRLVKSGTPGNISSFEDILFANNEMQDTPVVVALVPNFRENSCTIGLGYVDLTKRVLGLAEFLDDSHFTNVESALVALGCKECLLPLESGKSSEIKTLYDSLTRCGVMLTERKKADFKMRDLVQDLGRLVKGSIEPVRDLVSGFEFAPCALGALLSYADLLADESNYGNYSIRRYNLDSYMRLDSAAMRALNVLESKTDANKNFSLFGLMNRTCTAGMGKRLLNMWLKQPLIDVNEINTRLDLVQAFVEDPALRQDLRQHLKRISDIERLVNNLEKKRAGLQHIVKLYQSCIRLPFIKSALEQYDGQFSSLVKEKYLDPLEICSDEDHLNKFVALVEVSVDLDQLENGEYMISSSYDPALSALRDEQESLDREISDLHKVTANDLDLPVDKALKLDKSTQFGHVFRITKKEEPKIRKKLTTQFIVLETRKDGVKFTNTKLKKLGDKYQKVLEEYKNCQKELVSRVVQTAATFSEVFGSLAALLSEIDVLLSFADLASSCPSPYTRPEITTSDEGDIILQGSRHPCVEAQDWVNFIPNDCELMRGKSWFQIITGPNMGGKSTFIRQVGVNVLMAQVGCFVPCDKACISVRDCIFARVGAGDCQLRGVSTFMQEMLETASILKGATEKSLIIIDELGRGTSTYDGFGLAWAICEHLVEVIKAPTLFATHFHELTALAHESADREPNIKPIVGVANFHVSAHIDSSTRKLTMLYKVEPGACDQSFGIHVAEFANFPETVVALAREKASELEDFSPTSVVSNDSTLEVGSKRKRECDSDDVSQGAARAHQFLKEFYDLPMEKMNVRQVLEKISKMKDDLKKDAVNSKWLQQLI; translated from the exons GACGCAAGAGCAATTCGGTTCTTTGATCGTCGG GATTACTATACTGCTCATGGCGAAAATGCAACTTTTATTGCGAAGACCTTCTACCACACTACCACAGCACTGCGACAATTGGGTAGTGGTTCAGAAAGCCTCTCCAGTGTAAGTGTAAGTAGAAATATGTTTGAAACAATTGTCCGTGATCTTCTTTTGGAGAGAACAAACCATGCTGTTGAGCTCTACGAGGGTAGTGGCTCAAATTGGAGACTGGTGAAAAGTGGAACCCCAGGGAATATCAGTAGCTTTGAAGATATTTTATTTGCCAACAATGAGATGCAAGATACCCCTGTTGTTGTTGCACTAGTGCCTAATTTTCGTGAAAATAGCTGCACTATTGGGTTGGGTTATGTTGATCTTACTAAACGAGTGCTTGGGCTTGCTGAGTTTCTTGATGATAGCCATTTTACGAACGTCGAATCAGCTTTGGTTGCTCTTGGTTGCAAGGAATGTCTTTTGCCTTTAGAAAGTGGAAAATCCAGTGAAATCaagactttgtatgattcattGACTAGATGTGGGGTGATGTTAACTGAGAGAAAGAAGGCTGATTTTAAGATGAGGGATTTGGTGCAGGATCTTGGCAGGCTCGTCAAAGGTTCTATTGAGCCAGTTCGAGATTTAGTATCTGGATTTGAATTTGCACCTTGTGCTTTGGGAGCACTGCTGTCATATGCAGATCTTCTGGCAGATGAGAGCAATTATGGAAATTATTCTATCCGAAGATACAATCTTGATAGCTACATGAGATTGGATTCTGCTGCTATGAGAGCTCTTAATGTCCTGGAAAGTAAAACAGACGCAAACAAAAATTTCAGTTTATTTGGACTAATGAATAGAACGTGTACTGCTGGAATGGGAAAAAGACTGCTGAATATGTGGTTGAAACAGCCTTTGATAGATGTAAATGAAATTAATACCAGGCTTGATTTAGTACAGGCATTTGTTGAGGATCCTGCACTTCGCCAAGATTTAAGGCAACATCTTAAGAGAATCTCAGATATTGAGCGACTGGTGAACAATCTTGAGAAGAAAAGGGCTGGTTTACAGCATATCGTTAAACTTTACCAG TCGTGTATAAGACTTCCATTCATTAAGAGTGCTCTAGAACAGTATGATGGTCAATTTTCTTCTCTGGTGAAGGAGAAGTACCTGGATCCTCTTGAGATATGTTCTGATGAAGATCACCTGAATAAGTTTGTTGCTTTGGTGGAAGTTTCTGTTGACCTTGATCAACTAGAAAATGGGGAATACATGATATCATCTAGTTATGACCCTGCACTATCTGCATTGAGAGATGAACAAGAATCACTAGATCGAGAAATTAGCGATTTGCATAAAGTTACTGCCAATGATCTTGATCTGCCTGTAGATAAAGctttaaaattagataaaagcaCACAGTTTGGACATGTATTTAGGATTACGAAGAAGGAAGAgccaaaaataagaaaaaagctTACGACCCAATTTATTGTCCTTGAAACCCGAAAGGATGGAGTCAAGTTTACTAACACAAAACTTAAGAAGCTGGGAGACAAGTACCAGAAGGTGCTTGAGGAGTACAAGAATTGTCAGAAAGAACTAGTTAGCCGTGTAGTTCAAACAGCAGCCACTTTCTCTGAG GTGTTCGGGTCTTTAGCTGCTTTGCTTTCTGAAATAGATGTCTTGCTGAGCTTTGCGGATTTAGCGTCTTCTTGTCCATCTCCCTACACTAGACCAGAAATCACTACATCG GATGAGGGTGATATCATATTGCAAGGGAGTAGACACCCTTGTGTTGAAGCCCAGGACTGGGTGAACTTTATACCAAATGATTGTGAACTA ATGAGGGGTAAAAGTTGGTTCCAGATCATTACAGGACCTAATATGGGTGGGAAATCCACATTTATTCGGCAG GTTGGCGTAAACGTATTGATGGCTCAAGTTGGCTGTTTTGTTCCATGTGACAAAGCTTGCATTTCTGTTCGTGATTGCATTTTTGCTCGTGTTGGTGCTGGTGACTGCCAA CTACGTGGGGTGTCTACGTTTATGCAAGAGATGCTAGAGACTGCGTCTATTTTGAAAGGTGCTACAGAGAAGTCATTGATAATCATTGATGAGTTGGGCAGGGGAACATCAACTTATGATGGCTTTG GTTTGGCTTGGGCCATTTGTGAACACCTTGTTGAAGTGATTAAGGCACCTACTTTGTTTGCGACCCACTTTCATGAACTAACTGCATTGGCTCATGAAAGTGCTGATCGTGAACCTAACATCAAGCCTATTGTTGGTGTAGCAAACTTTCATGTTAGTGCACACATTGACTCGTCAACTCGAAAGTTGACCATGCTGTACAAG GTAGAGCCAGGAGCTTGTGATCAAAGTTTTGGTATTCATGTTGCCGAATTTGCAAATTTTCCTGAGACTGTAGTGGCACTTGCTAGAGAAAAGGCTTCTGAATTGGAAGACTTCTCACCCACTTCAGTTGTTTCAAATGATTCTACACTTGAG GTGGGATCAAAGCGCAAGAGAGAGTGTGATTCCGATGATGTCTCTCAAGGTGCTGCTCGTGCTCACCAGTTTCTGAAGGAATTctatgatttgccaatggagaAAATGAATGTAAGGCAGGTTTTAGAGAAAATCAGCAAGATGAAAGATGACTTGAAAAAGGATGCGGTGAACTCTAAATGGCTCCAACAGCTAATCTAG
- the LOC115709350 gene encoding DNA mismatch repair protein MSH2 isoform X2 codes for MAIFLGGFHEGNYIRLNYMDARAIRFFDRRDYYTAHGENATFIAKTFYHTTTALRQLGSGSESLSSVSVSRNMFETIVRDLLLERTNHAVELYEGSGSNWRLVKSGTPGNISSFEDILFANNEMQDTPVVVALVPNFRENSCTIGLGYVDLTKRVLGLAEFLDDSHFTNVESALVALGCKECLLPLESGKSSEIKTLYDSLTRCGVMLTERKKADFKMRDLVQDLGRLVKGSIEPVRDLVSGFEFAPCALGALLSYADLLADESNYGNYSIRRYNLDSYMRLDSAAMRALNVLESKTDANKNFSLFGLMNRTCTAGMGKRLLNMWLKQPLIDVNEINTRLDLVQAFVEDPALRQDLRQHLKRISDIERLVNNLEKKRAGLQHIVKLYQSCIRLPFIKSALEQYDGQFSSLVKEKYLDPLEICSDEDHLNKFVALVEVSVDLDQLENGEYMISSSYDPALSALRDEQESLDREISDLHKVTANDLDLPVDKALKLDKSTQFGHVFRITKKEEPKIRKKLTTQFIVLETRKDGVKFTNTKLKKLGDKYQKVLEEYKNCQKELVSRVVQTAATFSEVFGSLAALLSEIDVLLSFADLASSCPSPYTRPEITTSDEGDIILQGSRHPCVEAQDWVNFIPNDCELMRGKSWFQIITGPNMGGKSTFIRQVGVNVLMAQVGCFVPCDKACISVRDCIFARVGAGDCQLRGVSTFMQEMLETASILKGATEKSLIIIDELGRGTSTYDGFGLAWAICEHLVEVIKAPTLFATHFHELTALAHESADREPNIKPIVGVANFHVSAHIDSSTRKLTMLYKVEPGACDQSFGIHVAEFANFPETVVALAREKASELEDFSPTSVVSNDSTLEVGSKRKRECDSDDVSQGAARAHQFLKEFYDLPMEKMNVRQVLEKISKMKDDLKKDAVNSKWLQQLI; via the exons GACGCAAGAGCAATTCGGTTCTTTGATCGTCGG GATTACTATACTGCTCATGGCGAAAATGCAACTTTTATTGCGAAGACCTTCTACCACACTACCACAGCACTGCGACAATTGGGTAGTGGTTCAGAAAGCCTCTCCAGTGTAAGTGTAAGTAGAAATATGTTTGAAACAATTGTCCGTGATCTTCTTTTGGAGAGAACAAACCATGCTGTTGAGCTCTACGAGGGTAGTGGCTCAAATTGGAGACTGGTGAAAAGTGGAACCCCAGGGAATATCAGTAGCTTTGAAGATATTTTATTTGCCAACAATGAGATGCAAGATACCCCTGTTGTTGTTGCACTAGTGCCTAATTTTCGTGAAAATAGCTGCACTATTGGGTTGGGTTATGTTGATCTTACTAAACGAGTGCTTGGGCTTGCTGAGTTTCTTGATGATAGCCATTTTACGAACGTCGAATCAGCTTTGGTTGCTCTTGGTTGCAAGGAATGTCTTTTGCCTTTAGAAAGTGGAAAATCCAGTGAAATCaagactttgtatgattcattGACTAGATGTGGGGTGATGTTAACTGAGAGAAAGAAGGCTGATTTTAAGATGAGGGATTTGGTGCAGGATCTTGGCAGGCTCGTCAAAGGTTCTATTGAGCCAGTTCGAGATTTAGTATCTGGATTTGAATTTGCACCTTGTGCTTTGGGAGCACTGCTGTCATATGCAGATCTTCTGGCAGATGAGAGCAATTATGGAAATTATTCTATCCGAAGATACAATCTTGATAGCTACATGAGATTGGATTCTGCTGCTATGAGAGCTCTTAATGTCCTGGAAAGTAAAACAGACGCAAACAAAAATTTCAGTTTATTTGGACTAATGAATAGAACGTGTACTGCTGGAATGGGAAAAAGACTGCTGAATATGTGGTTGAAACAGCCTTTGATAGATGTAAATGAAATTAATACCAGGCTTGATTTAGTACAGGCATTTGTTGAGGATCCTGCACTTCGCCAAGATTTAAGGCAACATCTTAAGAGAATCTCAGATATTGAGCGACTGGTGAACAATCTTGAGAAGAAAAGGGCTGGTTTACAGCATATCGTTAAACTTTACCAG TCGTGTATAAGACTTCCATTCATTAAGAGTGCTCTAGAACAGTATGATGGTCAATTTTCTTCTCTGGTGAAGGAGAAGTACCTGGATCCTCTTGAGATATGTTCTGATGAAGATCACCTGAATAAGTTTGTTGCTTTGGTGGAAGTTTCTGTTGACCTTGATCAACTAGAAAATGGGGAATACATGATATCATCTAGTTATGACCCTGCACTATCTGCATTGAGAGATGAACAAGAATCACTAGATCGAGAAATTAGCGATTTGCATAAAGTTACTGCCAATGATCTTGATCTGCCTGTAGATAAAGctttaaaattagataaaagcaCACAGTTTGGACATGTATTTAGGATTACGAAGAAGGAAGAgccaaaaataagaaaaaagctTACGACCCAATTTATTGTCCTTGAAACCCGAAAGGATGGAGTCAAGTTTACTAACACAAAACTTAAGAAGCTGGGAGACAAGTACCAGAAGGTGCTTGAGGAGTACAAGAATTGTCAGAAAGAACTAGTTAGCCGTGTAGTTCAAACAGCAGCCACTTTCTCTGAG GTGTTCGGGTCTTTAGCTGCTTTGCTTTCTGAAATAGATGTCTTGCTGAGCTTTGCGGATTTAGCGTCTTCTTGTCCATCTCCCTACACTAGACCAGAAATCACTACATCG GATGAGGGTGATATCATATTGCAAGGGAGTAGACACCCTTGTGTTGAAGCCCAGGACTGGGTGAACTTTATACCAAATGATTGTGAACTA ATGAGGGGTAAAAGTTGGTTCCAGATCATTACAGGACCTAATATGGGTGGGAAATCCACATTTATTCGGCAG GTTGGCGTAAACGTATTGATGGCTCAAGTTGGCTGTTTTGTTCCATGTGACAAAGCTTGCATTTCTGTTCGTGATTGCATTTTTGCTCGTGTTGGTGCTGGTGACTGCCAA CTACGTGGGGTGTCTACGTTTATGCAAGAGATGCTAGAGACTGCGTCTATTTTGAAAGGTGCTACAGAGAAGTCATTGATAATCATTGATGAGTTGGGCAGGGGAACATCAACTTATGATGGCTTTG GTTTGGCTTGGGCCATTTGTGAACACCTTGTTGAAGTGATTAAGGCACCTACTTTGTTTGCGACCCACTTTCATGAACTAACTGCATTGGCTCATGAAAGTGCTGATCGTGAACCTAACATCAAGCCTATTGTTGGTGTAGCAAACTTTCATGTTAGTGCACACATTGACTCGTCAACTCGAAAGTTGACCATGCTGTACAAG GTAGAGCCAGGAGCTTGTGATCAAAGTTTTGGTATTCATGTTGCCGAATTTGCAAATTTTCCTGAGACTGTAGTGGCACTTGCTAGAGAAAAGGCTTCTGAATTGGAAGACTTCTCACCCACTTCAGTTGTTTCAAATGATTCTACACTTGAG GTGGGATCAAAGCGCAAGAGAGAGTGTGATTCCGATGATGTCTCTCAAGGTGCTGCTCGTGCTCACCAGTTTCTGAAGGAATTctatgatttgccaatggagaAAATGAATGTAAGGCAGGTTTTAGAGAAAATCAGCAAGATGAAAGATGACTTGAAAAAGGATGCGGTGAACTCTAAATGGCTCCAACAGCTAATCTAG